In the genome of Spodoptera frugiperda isolate SF20-4 chromosome 22, AGI-APGP_CSIRO_Sfru_2.0, whole genome shotgun sequence, one region contains:
- the LOC118279498 gene encoding uncharacterized protein LOC118279498 translates to MSSMCPDDSRVQQAFATFRAAALRCPVMARKLAAVGVSFTRQQNKPLLRRTLLNVVMQDTFSKLDVLQRSNPLFLVNAANLMGDYFANARLSNGDKLHFLAEPLLQYLRALLAAHDTRAHHSLAAQLMQNGRELLSVVAQEMDELSVSIRLRLLSSPPVSTTWLLLSADLCLNKFLPLPTTLQQFYTAHLVTTTEENVSEASYRCWKKSPEKNENKPDAAALAEEVSQSISQISLRNNEDTKPKKEPISVSQDTWTGDDTLRKRYDLNSWRQTEETRIKANDCQQGGDIFQSHPERNVSQAPEKPKLGVGARLLRLRALSKESISVSEDTWSGPDSRPPHISMRSRKGRINGKKDGTTAKATPRRHVAEVPRSAKYWGHDDRCVKHYS, encoded by the exons ATGTCATCCATGTGTCCGGACGACTCGCGTGTGCA ACAAGCATTCGCGACGTTCCGCGCGGCGGCCCTGCGGTGCCCGGTGATGGCGCGTAAGCTGGCCGCAGTGGGTGTTTCGTTCACTCGCCAGCAGAACAAGCCACTGCTTCGTAGAACCCTCCTTAATGTCGTCATGCAGGACACTTTCTCCA AACTGGACGTGCTACAGCGCTCAAATCCGCTGTTCCTCGTCAACGCTGCGAATCTGATGGGGGATTACTTCGCCAACGCTCGCCTCAGTAACGGCGACAAGCTTCACTTTCTAGCTGAGCCACTACTGCAATACTTGCGTGCTTTACTCGCCGCCCATGATACACGTGCACATCACAGTCTCGCTGCACAA TTAATGCAAAACGGTCGCGAGCTACTCTCCGTAGTAGCTCAAGAGATGGACGAGCTCTCGGTCTCGATCCGTCTCCGTCTGCTCTCGTCCCCACCAGTCAGCACAACGTGGCTACTACTCTCCGCAGACCTTTGCCTCAACAAGTTTCTTCCCCTACCGACTACGCTGCAACAGTTTTACACCGCTCATCTGGTAACAACCACGGAAGAAAATGTCAGTGAAGCCAGCTATAGATGTTGGAAGAAAAGCCCCGAGAAGAACGAGAATAAACCAGATGCTGCGGCGCTTGCAGAAGAAGTCAGTCAAAGTATATCTCAGATTAGTCTGCGTAATAATGAGGACACGAAGCCTAAGAAAGAACCAATCTCAGTTAGCCAAGATACATGGACAGGTGATGATACCTTAAGGAAAAGATACGACCTTAACTCTTGGCGGCAAACAGAAGAGACGAGAATAAAGGCTAATGACTGCCAACAAGGGGGGGATATCTTCCAAAGTCACCCCGAAAGAAATGTGTCTCAGGCCCCAGAAAAGCCAAAATTAGGCGTTGGAGCTAGGTTATTGAGACTTAGAGCCCTCTCAAAGGAATCAATCTCAGTCAGCGAAGACACATGGTCAGGACCCGACTCCCGCCCGCCGCACATAAGTATGAGATCACGAAAGGGGAGGATTAATGGAAAGAAAGACGGAACAACAGCCAAGGCGACCCCAAGACGCCATGTCGCCGAAGTACCGCGCAGCGCCAAATACTGGGGCCACGACGACCGATGCGTCAAACATTATAGTTAG